A single Streptomyces sannanensis DNA region contains:
- the fbaA gene encoding class II fructose-bisphosphate aldolase, with protein MPIATPEVYNEMLDRAKAGKFAYPAINVTSSQTLHAALRGFAEAESDGIIQISTGGAEFLGGQHSKDMVTGAVALAEFAHIVAEKYDINVALHTDHCPKDKLDGYVRPLLAISEERVAKGQNPLFQSHMWDGSAETLADNLAIAQELLPRAAAAKIILEVEITPTGGEEDGVSHEINDELYTTVEDAIRTAEALGLGEKGRYLLAASFGNVHGVYKPGNVVLRPELLKDLQEGVAAKFGKAGPFDFVFHGGSGSSEDEIRTALENGVVKMNIDTDTQYAFTRPVADHMFRNYDGVLKVDGEVGSKKHYDPRSWGKLAEAGMAARVVEACANLRSTGTRLK; from the coding sequence ATGCCCATCGCAACCCCCGAGGTCTACAACGAGATGCTCGACCGGGCGAAGGCAGGCAAGTTCGCCTACCCGGCCATCAACGTGACCTCGTCCCAGACCCTGCACGCTGCGCTGCGCGGCTTCGCGGAGGCCGAGAGCGACGGCATCATCCAGATCTCCACCGGTGGCGCGGAGTTCCTGGGCGGCCAGCACAGCAAGGACATGGTGACCGGCGCGGTCGCGCTCGCCGAGTTCGCGCACATCGTCGCCGAGAAGTACGACATCAACGTCGCGCTGCACACCGACCACTGCCCGAAGGACAAGCTGGACGGCTACGTCCGCCCGCTGCTCGCCATCTCCGAGGAGCGCGTCGCCAAGGGTCAGAACCCGCTGTTCCAGTCGCACATGTGGGACGGCTCCGCCGAGACCCTGGCCGACAACCTGGCCATCGCCCAGGAGTTGCTGCCGCGCGCCGCCGCCGCGAAGATCATCCTCGAGGTCGAGATCACCCCGACCGGTGGCGAGGAGGACGGCGTCTCCCACGAGATCAACGACGAGCTGTACACCACCGTCGAGGACGCCATCCGCACCGCCGAGGCGCTGGGCCTGGGCGAGAAGGGCCGCTACCTGCTGGCCGCCTCCTTCGGAAACGTCCACGGTGTCTACAAGCCGGGCAACGTCGTGCTCCGCCCCGAGCTGCTGAAGGACCTCCAGGAAGGCGTCGCCGCGAAGTTCGGCAAGGCCGGCCCCTTCGACTTCGTCTTCCACGGTGGCTCCGGCTCCTCGGAGGACGAGATCCGCACCGCGCTGGAGAACGGCGTCGTCAAGATGAACATCGACACCGACACCCAGTACGCCTTCACGCGTCCGGTCGCGGACCACATGTTCCGCAACTACGACGGTGTGCTGAAGGTCGACGGCGAGGTCGGCTCCAAGAAGCACTACGACCCGCGCAGCTGGGGCAAGCTGGCCGAGGCGGGCATGGCCGCGCGCGTCGTCGAGGCGTGCGCGAACCTGCGCTCCACGGGCACCCGCCTGAAGTAG
- a CDS encoding D-alanyl-D-alanine carboxypeptidase family protein, which yields MRLGFKGVRKWGATVVAGSALVVAAPLATPAHAAGPSGVTSTNAYLFNAADGAPIWGVNADTKRQLASTTKIMTAAVVTQKAGIDLNKQVTVLQVYRDYVAAKGASTADLKTGDKVTVRQLLYALMLPSGCDAAYALADIYGTGTTRRARVANFISQMNAKAASLGMKNTHFDSFDGNSTTGQNYSTPRDMGRLARSAMKNSDFAAAVKTKSISTKTPSGNRTYTWYNTNKLLGSYTGAVGLKTGTNTPAGPCLVFAATRNGRTVIGITLNDSYRFTNAAKMLDYAYGTNTATTMKLQPLPARAQQD from the coding sequence TTGAGACTCGGGTTCAAGGGTGTCCGCAAGTGGGGCGCAACCGTCGTCGCCGGTAGCGCGCTCGTCGTGGCCGCGCCGCTGGCGACCCCGGCCCACGCCGCCGGCCCCTCGGGCGTCACTTCCACGAACGCCTACCTGTTCAACGCTGCCGACGGCGCCCCGATTTGGGGGGTCAACGCCGACACCAAGCGGCAGCTGGCCAGCACCACCAAGATCATGACGGCCGCGGTCGTCACCCAGAAGGCCGGCATCGACCTGAACAAGCAGGTCACCGTCCTGCAGGTCTACCGCGACTACGTCGCCGCCAAGGGCGCGAGCACCGCCGACCTGAAGACCGGTGACAAGGTCACCGTGCGCCAGCTCCTGTACGCGCTCATGCTGCCCTCGGGCTGCGACGCGGCCTACGCGCTCGCGGACATCTACGGCACCGGCACCACCCGGCGCGCGCGCGTCGCGAACTTCATCAGCCAGATGAACGCGAAGGCCGCCTCGCTCGGCATGAAGAACACGCACTTCGACTCGTTCGACGGCAACTCCACGACGGGCCAGAACTACAGCACCCCGCGCGACATGGGCCGACTGGCCCGCAGCGCGATGAAGAACAGCGACTTCGCCGCCGCCGTCAAGACGAAGAGCATCTCGACGAAGACCCCGAGCGGCAACCGCACGTACACCTGGTACAACACGAACAAGCTGCTCGGTTCCTACACCGGCGCCGTCGGCCTCAAGACCGGCACCAACACCCCCGCCGGTCCGTGCCTGGTCTTCGCGGCCACCCGTAACGGCCGTACCGTGATCGGCATCACCCTCAACGACTCGTACCGCTTCACCAACGCGGCCAAGATGCTGGACTACGCGTACGGCACGAACACCGCGACGACGATGAAGCTCCAGCCGCTGCCCGCGCGCGCGCAGCAGGACTGA
- a CDS encoding alpha/beta hydrolase, which translates to MSEPAPDDAVARDAAEEASAFSHPPVEPDATAAYGEHPDQVVDFYAPRGGRGSAPLVVVLHGGAWRAPYDRRHITPFAGFLARNGFAVANIEYRRGSALPHQGEGSAAGRWPETFDDVAAALDALPSLVAGALPQADPRRTVLAGHSAGGHLALWAAARHVLPKDSRWRLPAPPALRGVVALAPIADLRLAAERGVCSGAAVQLLGGEGPFAERAGYADPAVLLPTGIATTVVQGRTDIVVPQEVAESYVDAAARAGETVGWTLLEGVGHFPLIDPSADACAVVVEELAQLAF; encoded by the coding sequence ATGTCGGAGCCCGCTCCGGACGACGCGGTCGCACGTGACGCAGCCGAGGAGGCTTCGGCCTTCTCGCATCCGCCCGTGGAGCCCGACGCCACGGCCGCGTATGGCGAACACCCCGACCAGGTCGTCGACTTCTACGCTCCGCGCGGCGGCCGGGGGAGCGCCCCGCTCGTCGTCGTCCTGCACGGCGGCGCGTGGCGCGCGCCCTACGACCGCCGGCACATAACGCCGTTCGCGGGCTTCCTGGCGCGCAACGGCTTCGCCGTCGCCAACATCGAGTACCGACGAGGAAGCGCTCTGCCCCACCAGGGCGAGGGGTCGGCGGCCGGCCGCTGGCCGGAGACGTTCGACGACGTGGCCGCCGCGCTGGACGCGCTGCCGTCGCTCGTCGCGGGCGCGCTTCCGCAGGCCGACCCGCGCCGTACGGTCCTCGCCGGACACTCGGCGGGCGGGCACCTCGCGCTGTGGGCCGCCGCCCGGCACGTACTGCCGAAGGACTCGCGCTGGCGGCTGCCCGCGCCGCCGGCACTGCGCGGTGTCGTCGCGCTCGCGCCGATCGCGGATCTGCGGCTGGCCGCCGAGCGTGGGGTGTGCTCGGGGGCGGCGGTCCAGCTGCTCGGTGGCGAGGGGCCGTTCGCCGAGCGGGCGGGGTACGCCGACCCGGCCGTGCTGCTGCCCACCGGTATCGCCACCACCGTGGTGCAGGGCCGTACCGACATCGTCGTGCCGCAGGAGGTCGCCGAGTCGTACGTCGACGCGGCGGCCAGGGCGGGCGAGACGGTGGGCTGGACGCTGCTGGAGGGGGTCGGCCACTTCCCGCTGATCGACCCGTCCGCGGACGCGTGCGCGGTGGTCGTGGAGGAGCTCGCGCAGCTCGCGTTCTGA
- a CDS encoding tryptophan 2,3-dioxygenase translates to MSQYPDAPGGGSVTPNLDFAGTTPYEDYVQADVLTHLQHPLSDDPGEMVFLVTTQVMELWFTVLVHEWETATQALRSDDLPVAMAALKRSVRELEALNASWKPLGQLTPAQFNSYRGALGEGSGFQSAMYRRMEFLLGEKSASMLVPHRGAPRVHAELEKALQEPSLYDEVLRLLARRGYAVPAAVLGRDVTQKYEPSPEVEAIWTELYAGDQDNDLVRLGEALTDVGELVWRWRNDHLVATRRAMGAKAGTGGSAGVAWLEKRAAKNVFPELWTARSHV, encoded by the coding sequence ATGTCGCAGTACCCCGATGCCCCCGGAGGCGGTTCGGTGACCCCGAACCTCGACTTCGCGGGCACCACCCCGTACGAGGACTACGTCCAGGCGGACGTTCTCACCCACCTCCAGCACCCCCTCTCCGACGATCCCGGTGAGATGGTCTTCCTGGTGACGACCCAGGTCATGGAGCTGTGGTTCACGGTTCTCGTCCACGAGTGGGAGACCGCCACCCAGGCCCTGCGCAGCGACGACCTTCCGGTCGCCATGGCCGCGTTGAAGCGTTCCGTCCGTGAGCTGGAGGCGCTGAACGCCTCCTGGAAGCCGCTGGGCCAGCTCACCCCCGCGCAGTTCAACTCCTACCGCGGTGCTCTCGGCGAGGGCTCGGGCTTCCAGTCGGCGATGTACCGGCGCATGGAGTTCCTGCTCGGCGAGAAGTCGGCGTCGATGCTGGTGCCGCACCGAGGCGCTCCGCGTGTCCACGCGGAGCTGGAGAAGGCGCTGCAGGAGCCGAGTCTGTACGACGAGGTGCTGCGGCTCCTCGCCCGCCGCGGGTACGCCGTCCCCGCCGCCGTGCTCGGCCGGGACGTCACGCAGAAGTACGAGCCGTCGCCCGAGGTCGAGGCGATCTGGACGGAGCTCTACGCCGGTGACCAGGACAACGACCTGGTCCGGCTCGGCGAGGCGCTGACCGACGTCGGCGAGCTGGTGTGGCGCTGGCGCAACGACCATCTGGTCGCCACCCGCCGCGCGATGGGCGCCAAGGCCGGCACCGGCGGCTCCGCCGGGGTCGCCTGGCTGGAGAAGCGCGCCGCGAAGAACGTCTTCCCCGAGCTGTGGACGGCGCGCAGCCATGTCTGA
- a CDS encoding sensor histidine kinase — protein sequence MTETKTMPRSPEFQLAMGAIDGLRQDLFHDAFAYRPLPPVRTDGPLIRRLPGRIRKYAAFRRHALVATVAAFVVILGYGPGPGFVLGGVLPAMAVLMTLARPVAAWWVSVPATVLTAVVVDPYGLFPWTQAAFLGHLTVLVMVAARTRPRAAGWMWLLTLLLGLTMDTFLSDGSGSDTGPMAVVSALALLVVTVVHTRREADQEVTAQQTVTAIERDRRTLLEERTTIARELHDVVAHHMSVVAIQAEAAPYRVENPPPELTKSFEVIRENAVAALTELRRVLGVVRAEDYEAPDAPQPTLADLDALLANVRAAGLDVETAVNGAVRELPQGVGLSAYRIIQEALSNTLRHAPGATARVEISYVLGGLGLRVVNGPPTGDARPSPGAGHGITGMRERVAMLDGEMTAEATAEGGYEVAVFITLRGEAA from the coding sequence GTGACCGAGACCAAGACGATGCCACGGAGCCCCGAGTTCCAGCTGGCCATGGGCGCGATCGACGGCCTGCGCCAGGACCTGTTCCATGACGCGTTCGCATACCGCCCGCTGCCGCCGGTCCGTACGGACGGGCCGCTCATCCGGCGGTTGCCGGGCCGGATACGCAAGTACGCGGCCTTCAGGCGCCATGCGCTCGTCGCGACGGTGGCCGCGTTCGTGGTGATCCTCGGCTATGGCCCCGGCCCTGGCTTTGTCCTCGGTGGCGTACTCCCCGCGATGGCGGTGCTGATGACCCTGGCCAGACCGGTCGCCGCCTGGTGGGTGTCGGTGCCGGCCACCGTACTGACCGCCGTCGTTGTCGACCCGTACGGGCTATTCCCCTGGACCCAGGCCGCTTTCCTCGGGCATCTCACGGTACTCGTGATGGTGGCCGCCAGGACCCGGCCGCGTGCCGCCGGCTGGATGTGGCTGCTCACCCTTCTTCTCGGCCTCACCATGGACACCTTCCTCAGCGACGGCTCGGGTTCCGACACCGGACCGATGGCCGTGGTCTCTGCTTTGGCCCTGCTTGTCGTCACCGTCGTCCACACCCGCCGGGAGGCCGATCAGGAGGTCACCGCCCAGCAGACCGTCACCGCGATCGAGCGGGACCGGCGCACGCTCCTCGAGGAGCGCACCACCATCGCCCGCGAGCTGCACGACGTGGTCGCCCACCACATGTCGGTGGTCGCCATCCAGGCGGAGGCCGCGCCCTACCGGGTCGAGAACCCGCCCCCCGAGCTGACGAAGTCCTTCGAGGTCATCCGCGAGAACGCGGTCGCCGCGCTCACCGAACTGCGCCGGGTGCTCGGCGTCGTACGCGCGGAGGACTACGAGGCCCCGGACGCCCCGCAGCCGACCCTCGCCGACCTCGACGCGCTGCTCGCGAACGTCCGGGCGGCCGGCCTCGACGTCGAGACGGCCGTCAACGGCGCGGTACGGGAACTGCCGCAGGGTGTCGGACTGTCCGCCTACCGGATCATCCAGGAGGCGCTGAGCAACACCCTGCGCCACGCGCCCGGTGCGACCGCGCGCGTCGAGATCTCCTACGTCCTGGGCGGCCTGGGCCTGCGTGTCGTCAACGGCCCGCCGACCGGTGATGCCCGGCCGTCACCCGGCGCGGGACACGGGATCACCGGAATGCGTGAGCGTGTGGCGATGCTGGACGGCGAGATGACGGCGGAGGCGACGGCCGAGGGCGGCTACGAGGTCGCCGTCTTCATCACCCTCAGGGGAGAGGCCGCATGA
- a CDS encoding MFS transporter — protein MTEAVYGEVRLASATGRWVVLTTVLGSAMVLLDSTVVNVALPHIGADLNADLAVLQWTVNAYMLTLAGLILLGGSLGDRYGRRRVFVIGVVWFAAASLACGLAPNAPVLVAARALQGVGGALLTPGSLALIQASFRPGDRARAVGVWSGLGGVGAAVGPFLGGWLVDGPGWRWVFLLNVPLAAVCVPVALRRVPESWDPAAHGRFDVLGAVLGALALALVTYGLIEAEPWPAVGGALLGAVFRVVEHRVPDPMLPPSIFASRLFTAVNLVTLCVYAAFSGFFFLAALQLQVVSGYSALGAGAALLPTTVLMLLLSAKSGELGEHIGPRIPLTVGPLLCAAGMLLMVRVGPNASYVRDVLPAMVVLGLGMVTVVAPLTATVLNSVSASRAGLASGVNNAAARAAGLLAVAALPLLAGMGPEAYRSATEFEATFRRAMPMCAGLLVLGALLAWTTVRTPRAPACHPECKVHCGVGAPPLDPGERDTPTVSGRDDQGPAADL, from the coding sequence ATGACGGAAGCCGTGTACGGCGAAGTCCGCCTCGCGTCCGCGACCGGGCGGTGGGTGGTGCTCACGACCGTGCTCGGGTCCGCCATGGTGCTGCTGGACTCCACCGTCGTCAATGTCGCGCTGCCCCACATCGGGGCCGATCTCAACGCCGACCTGGCCGTCCTCCAGTGGACCGTCAACGCCTACATGCTCACGCTCGCGGGGCTGATCCTGCTGGGCGGGTCGCTGGGGGACCGGTACGGGCGGCGGCGGGTGTTCGTGATCGGTGTGGTGTGGTTCGCCGCGGCCTCGTTGGCGTGCGGGCTGGCCCCCAACGCGCCGGTACTCGTCGCGGCGCGGGCCCTCCAGGGTGTCGGGGGTGCGCTGCTGACGCCCGGCTCGCTGGCGCTGATCCAGGCGAGCTTCCGGCCGGGCGACCGGGCCCGCGCGGTCGGCGTGTGGTCGGGTCTGGGCGGGGTCGGCGCCGCGGTGGGGCCGTTCCTCGGCGGCTGGCTGGTCGACGGCCCCGGCTGGCGTTGGGTGTTCCTGCTGAACGTTCCGCTGGCCGCGGTCTGTGTGCCGGTCGCCCTGCGGCGGGTGCCGGAGTCCTGGGACCCCGCGGCGCACGGCCGCTTCGACGTCCTCGGTGCCGTGCTCGGTGCGCTCGCGCTGGCGCTGGTGACGTACGGGCTGATCGAGGCGGAGCCCTGGCCCGCGGTCGGCGGGGCCCTTCTGGGCGCGGTGTTCCGGGTCGTGGAGCATCGTGTGCCGGATCCGATGCTGCCGCCGTCGATCTTCGCGTCCCGGCTGTTCACCGCGGTCAATCTGGTGACGCTGTGCGTCTACGCGGCCTTCAGCGGCTTCTTCTTCCTGGCCGCGCTCCAGCTCCAGGTGGTCTCCGGGTACTCCGCGCTCGGCGCGGGCGCCGCCCTGCTGCCCACGACGGTGCTGATGCTGCTGCTGTCGGCGAAGTCCGGCGAGCTGGGGGAGCACATCGGCCCACGCATTCCGCTCACCGTGGGCCCCTTGCTGTGCGCGGCCGGGATGCTGCTGATGGTGCGGGTCGGCCCGAACGCCTCGTACGTACGGGACGTACTGCCCGCGATGGTGGTGCTGGGCCTCGGCATGGTGACCGTGGTCGCGCCGCTCACCGCCACCGTCCTGAACTCCGTGTCCGCCTCCAGGGCCGGGCTGGCCAGCGGTGTCAACAACGCGGCGGCCCGCGCGGCCGGTCTGCTCGCGGTGGCGGCGCTGCCCTTGCTGGCCGGGATGGGCCCGGAGGCGTACCGTTCGGCGACCGAGTTCGAGGCGACCTTCCGGCGGGCGATGCCGATGTGCGCGGGGCTGCTGGTCCTGGGCGCGCTGTTGGCCTGGACGACGGTACGTACCCCCCGGGCGCCCGCCTGCCACCCCGAGTGCAAGGTGCACTGCGGGGTGGGCGCGCCTCCGCTGGACCCGGGCGAGCGGGACACCCCCACGGTCTCCGGGCGCGACGATCAGGGCCCGGCCGCCGACCTGTGA
- a CDS encoding response regulator transcription factor, translating into MTIRVLIADDQMMVREGFSVLLNAMPDIEVAGEAVNGRDAVTKVGELRPDVVLMDIRMPELNGIEATREIVAADADAKVLVLTTFDLDEYVYQALRAGASGFLLKDASAGRLAEAVRVVAVGEALLAPSVTRRLITEFSRLGTPKSPARSQIGDLTERETEVLVLIAQGLSNAEIADRLVVAESTVKTHVSRILVKLGLRDRTQAAVFAYEAGLVTPG; encoded by the coding sequence ATGACGATCCGTGTCCTGATCGCCGACGACCAGATGATGGTCCGCGAAGGCTTCTCCGTCCTGCTCAACGCGATGCCGGACATCGAGGTGGCCGGCGAGGCGGTGAACGGCCGCGACGCCGTCACCAAGGTCGGCGAGCTCCGCCCCGATGTGGTCCTGATGGACATCCGTATGCCGGAGCTGAACGGCATCGAGGCCACCCGGGAGATCGTCGCCGCCGACGCGGACGCGAAAGTGCTCGTGCTGACCACCTTCGATCTGGACGAGTACGTCTACCAGGCGCTGCGCGCCGGGGCCTCCGGCTTTCTGCTCAAGGACGCCTCGGCCGGCCGGCTCGCCGAGGCGGTGCGGGTGGTGGCAGTCGGTGAGGCACTGCTCGCCCCGTCCGTCACCAGGCGGCTGATCACCGAGTTCTCCCGCCTCGGCACCCCGAAGTCCCCCGCCCGCAGTCAGATCGGGGACCTCACCGAACGGGAGACGGAGGTACTGGTCCTGATCGCCCAGGGCCTGTCCAACGCGGAGATCGCGGACCGCCTCGTCGTCGCCGAATCCACGGTCAAGACCCACGTCAGCCGCATCCTGGTCAAACTCGGCCTGCGTGACCGCACTCAGGCGGCGGTCTTCGCCTACGAGGCCGGACTGGTCACCCCGGGATAG
- a CDS encoding DUF3151 domain-containing protein produces MAIHKNLLDGPEPTLLPEDEQPYRMLAEESASPTQVAAEFPAFCLAWAMLADDAYAASRYVESYAYARTGYHRGLDALRRNGWKGHGPVPWEHRGNRGFLRCLAALARAAGAIKEPEEEARCWQFLKDSSAEAYAELKQ; encoded by the coding sequence ATGGCGATTCACAAGAACCTTCTCGACGGCCCCGAACCGACCCTGCTCCCGGAGGATGAGCAGCCCTACCGAATGCTGGCGGAGGAATCGGCCTCGCCGACTCAGGTGGCCGCCGAATTCCCGGCGTTCTGCCTCGCCTGGGCGATGCTGGCGGACGACGCCTACGCGGCCAGCCGGTATGTCGAGTCGTACGCCTACGCCCGTACGGGTTACCACCGCGGCCTGGACGCCCTGCGCCGTAACGGCTGGAAGGGGCACGGCCCCGTGCCGTGGGAGCACCGCGGCAATCGCGGCTTCCTGCGCTGCCTGGCGGCGCTGGCGCGCGCGGCCGGCGCGATCAAGGAGCCCGAGGAAGAGGCGCGCTGCTGGCAGTTCCTCAAGGACAGCAGCGCCGAGGCGTACGCCGAGCTCAAGCAGTAG
- the kynU gene encoding kynureninase, with translation MSELATELALIAAKRDENDELRAKRDEFVLDTTVYLDGNSLGALPKAVPGRLADVVAREWGELRIRSWDESGWWTAPERIGDRIAPLVGAAPGRIVVGDSTSVNVFKALVAAVRLAPDTRDEILVDATTFPTDGYIAESAARMTGRTLRAVEPGEVASAVGPRTAAVLVNHVDYRSGRLHDLPGITAAVHAAGALAVWDLCHSAGALPVGLDEHGVDFAVGCTYKYLNGGPGSPAYLYVRSEHQASFDSPLPGWNSHADPFGMTPGYAPADGALRGRVGTPDILSMLALEAALGVWDGVSIESVRAKSLALTDFFLECVAAYVPEGRVTSVTPAAHAERGSQVALRCSPELSASLEQGGTPNAGEVMRRLIARGVVGDFRRPDVLRFGFTPLYVGFADTERAARVLAEVLADVSG, from the coding sequence ATGTCTGAACTCGCCACTGAACTCGCCCTCATAGCCGCCAAGCGCGACGAGAACGACGAACTGCGCGCGAAGCGCGACGAGTTCGTCCTCGACACCACGGTCTACCTCGACGGCAACTCCCTCGGCGCACTGCCGAAGGCCGTCCCCGGCAGGCTCGCGGATGTCGTCGCCCGCGAATGGGGCGAGCTGCGCATACGTTCCTGGGACGAGAGCGGCTGGTGGACCGCGCCCGAGCGGATCGGCGACCGGATCGCCCCGCTCGTGGGCGCCGCGCCCGGCCGGATCGTGGTCGGCGACTCGACCAGCGTCAATGTCTTCAAGGCCCTGGTCGCCGCGGTCCGCCTGGCTCCGGACACCCGGGACGAGATCCTGGTCGACGCCACCACGTTCCCCACGGACGGCTACATCGCCGAGTCCGCGGCCCGGATGACCGGCCGCACCCTGCGCGCGGTCGAGCCGGGCGAGGTCGCCTCGGCCGTCGGCCCGCGCACCGCCGCCGTGCTGGTCAACCACGTCGACTACCGCTCCGGCCGTCTCCACGACCTGCCCGGCATCACCGCCGCCGTGCACGCCGCGGGTGCCCTGGCCGTCTGGGACCTCTGCCACAGTGCGGGTGCCCTGCCGGTCGGCCTGGACGAACACGGGGTCGACTTCGCGGTCGGCTGCACCTACAAGTACCTCAACGGCGGCCCCGGTTCGCCCGCGTACCTGTACGTACGGAGCGAGCACCAGGCGTCCTTCGACTCCCCGCTGCCCGGCTGGAACTCGCATGCCGACCCCTTCGGCATGACCCCCGGCTACGCCCCCGCCGACGGCGCCCTGCGCGGCCGTGTCGGCACCCCCGACATCCTGTCGATGCTCGCGCTGGAAGCGGCCCTCGGGGTGTGGGACGGCGTCTCGATCGAGTCCGTCCGGGCGAAGAGCCTGGCCCTGACGGACTTCTTCCTGGAGTGCGTCGCGGCGTACGTCCCGGAGGGCCGGGTCACCTCGGTCACCCCGGCCGCACACGCCGAACGGGGCAGCCAGGTGGCACTGCGCTGTTCCCCCGAGCTCTCGGCTTCGCTCGAGCAGGGAGGTACCCCCAACGCGGGCGAGGTGATGCGCCGGCTGATCGCGCGCGGTGTGGTCGGCGACTTCCGCCGCCCGGATGTGCTGCGGTTCGGTTTCACACCGCTGTACGTCGGCTTCGCCGACACGGAGCGGGCGGCGAGGGTTCTCGCGGAGGTGCTGGCCGACGTCTCCGGCTGA